In Pseudobdellovibrionaceae bacterium, the following proteins share a genomic window:
- a CDS encoding iron-containing alcohol dehydrogenase yields the protein MTGAEAISHFNYPTRIHYGTGARRQVAPCLQENKWKQALIVTDRGVVELPFMTEFKGNLEQSGLKAEIFSEIWGNPVKSQVTAGVAAFKNCKAEVIIAVGGGAALDVAKAIALMIHHPGDLFDYEDGKPNALPINQAIPPIIAIPTTAGTGSEVGRAAVVSDDVSKVKKIIFDPKLLPCQVFVDPELTLSLPASVTATTGMDALTHLIEAFLAVGFHPMADGIALEGIRLCAENLAKCVAMAKNPPDNREEYLHVRGMMMNAAYMGAVAFQKGLGVTHSCAHALSTVCDTHHGMANAVLLPYTMKYNSKAVPDRFVRMAQAAGLHPATPEAFIKWTMDLRKQTDIPHTLKEIGVREEHLNNLVEVALQDGCHQLNPCAVSEEDFREIFQAAFEGRV from the coding sequence ATGACTGGAGCAGAAGCCATTAGCCATTTTAACTACCCAACCCGTATTCACTATGGTACAGGCGCCCGCCGCCAGGTGGCCCCCTGCCTGCAAGAGAACAAATGGAAGCAAGCTTTGATTGTGACTGACCGGGGTGTTGTGGAACTCCCCTTTATGACTGAGTTCAAAGGAAATCTGGAACAGTCAGGTCTCAAAGCGGAAATCTTCTCTGAAATCTGGGGGAATCCGGTCAAGTCTCAGGTGACGGCGGGAGTGGCCGCCTTCAAGAACTGTAAGGCTGAGGTCATCATTGCCGTTGGCGGAGGGGCCGCTCTCGATGTGGCAAAGGCCATTGCCCTGATGATCCATCATCCTGGAGATTTATTTGACTATGAGGACGGTAAACCCAATGCCCTGCCCATTAACCAAGCCATCCCGCCAATCATCGCTATTCCGACGACTGCGGGAACAGGATCGGAGGTGGGGCGAGCGGCAGTTGTCAGTGATGACGTGAGCAAAGTGAAAAAGATCATTTTTGATCCCAAGCTTCTCCCCTGCCAGGTGTTTGTTGATCCGGAACTGACCCTGTCCCTCCCTGCATCAGTGACGGCGACCACGGGTATGGATGCCCTCACCCACCTGATTGAAGCCTTTTTAGCTGTGGGTTTTCACCCGATGGCCGATGGGATTGCGCTTGAGGGCATTCGGCTCTGTGCGGAAAACCTGGCCAAGTGCGTGGCCATGGCTAAAAACCCACCCGACAACCGGGAGGAGTACCTCCACGTCCGTGGAATGATGATGAATGCCGCCTATATGGGTGCCGTAGCCTTTCAAAAAGGATTGGGGGTCACCCACTCCTGTGCCCATGCCTTGAGTACGGTGTGCGACACTCATCACGGCATGGCCAACGCCGTTCTTCTCCCTTACACCATGAAATACAACAGCAAGGCCGTGCCGGATCGCTTTGTGCGCATGGCCCAGGCGGCGGGATTGCACCCTGCCACTCCGGAAGCCTTTATCAAATGGACCATGGACCTGCGCAAACAGACGGACATTCCTCACACCCTCAAGGAGATTGGAGTTCGCGAAGAACATCTCAATAACTTAGTGGAGGTTGCCCTTCAAGATGGCTGTCATCAGCTCAATCCATGCGCAGTGAGTGAAGAGGATTTCCGTGAAATCTTTCAGGCGGCCTTTGAAGGAAGGGTCTGA
- a CDS encoding gamma-glutamyl-gamma-aminobutyrate hydrolase family protein, with protein sequence MLKVGISACFFHPDPARATFSKKTLLYFEQSMAHWVLNHGAYPILLPTESDKADVAQIMSFVDGLLLHGGADVAPESYGEKAFSERWPGDRIRDQYEIKLYQEARRQGKPVLGICRGLQVINVAEGGTLFQDIQTQNEKALQHRDADKYDGLFHQVTVEADSCLAALYGEKGGKVNSVHHQAVKDLAPTLVVEARCPEDDIIEGFRHEKTKWDGPKEDFVLAVQWHPEFMQTLNNETLSESKLMSAFLQKLGDQ encoded by the coding sequence ATGTTAAAAGTCGGCATTAGTGCCTGTTTTTTTCACCCCGATCCCGCTCGGGCCACGTTTAGCAAAAAAACTTTGCTTTATTTCGAACAATCCATGGCCCATTGGGTCCTCAACCACGGGGCCTATCCAATTCTTTTGCCCACTGAAAGTGACAAGGCCGATGTGGCCCAGATTATGTCCTTTGTGGACGGCCTTCTTTTGCATGGAGGGGCGGACGTGGCACCCGAATCCTATGGGGAAAAGGCCTTCAGCGAACGATGGCCGGGAGACCGAATTCGCGACCAGTATGAAATCAAGCTCTATCAGGAAGCACGACGCCAGGGAAAACCTGTACTAGGGATTTGCCGAGGTCTCCAAGTCATCAATGTGGCAGAAGGCGGGACTTTGTTTCAGGACATCCAGACGCAAAATGAAAAGGCCCTGCAACATCGAGATGCGGATAAATATGATGGCCTGTTTCACCAAGTAACGGTCGAAGCCGACTCCTGTTTGGCAGCCCTGTATGGCGAAAAGGGTGGAAAGGTCAATTCTGTCCACCACCAGGCGGTGAAAGATCTGGCTCCAACTCTGGTTGTCGAAGCCCGTTGCCCCGAAGATGACATCATTGAGGGCTTTCGCCACGAGAAAACCAAATGGGATGGGCCAAAGGAAGACTTTGTTCTAGCTGTTCAATGGCACCCAGAATTTATGCAGACATTAAATAATGAAACACTAAGTGAATCCAAACTGATGAGCGCATTTCTGCAAAAGCTTGGGGATCAATAG
- a CDS encoding aldehyde dehydrogenase family protein → MLKIVNPYTYELIQEVSPDNESSVRAKWEKAHLAQAEWKHTPLMHRMEIVARFRVLMQDNMKQLAEVLTSETGKPITQAQNEIKGTQGRLDFFLQSIESALKTDTVFSSNGNEEKISWDPLGVVANISAWNYPYFVGTNVFIPAILTGNTVLYKPSEYSTLTGMEFTKLFKQAGLPEGVFTLVVGGRETAESLLEQKLNGVFFTGSRATGVSIAKAVAGQMCKVQLELGGKDPVYVRDDANVKVAAESLADGAFYNTGQSCCSVERIYVHEFLYKEFVEHFVKTVKDFKIGDPSSPETYIGPLTRKQQLQVLIDQVKDATAKGAKLELGGDVWAEHEGFFQPTVLSQTDHTMEVMREESFGPIIGIQPVRSDEEAIQLMNDTEYGLTAGVFTGDQEEAEEFLSQVNAGTVYWNCCDRVSPRLPWTGRQGSGIGSTLSMIGIRSFLQPKAWHLVQPKI, encoded by the coding sequence ATGCTCAAGATAGTCAATCCCTACACCTATGAGTTAATCCAGGAAGTCTCCCCAGACAATGAGTCCTCCGTTCGCGCCAAGTGGGAAAAGGCCCATCTAGCCCAGGCTGAGTGGAAACACACCCCCCTTATGCACCGGATGGAAATTGTCGCCCGCTTTCGCGTTCTCATGCAGGACAACATGAAGCAACTGGCAGAGGTTCTCACTTCAGAAACAGGCAAGCCCATCACTCAGGCACAGAACGAAATCAAAGGCACACAAGGGCGTTTGGACTTTTTTCTGCAAAGTATCGAGTCGGCCCTTAAGACCGACACGGTTTTCTCTTCTAACGGCAATGAGGAAAAGATCTCCTGGGACCCTCTTGGTGTCGTGGCCAATATCTCGGCGTGGAATTACCCTTATTTTGTGGGCACCAATGTGTTTATTCCCGCGATTCTCACCGGCAATACGGTTCTCTATAAGCCATCGGAATACAGCACACTCACCGGAATGGAGTTTACCAAGCTGTTTAAACAGGCAGGACTCCCTGAGGGAGTTTTCACTCTGGTCGTGGGCGGCCGGGAGACAGCAGAGTCTCTTCTTGAACAAAAGCTGAATGGCGTGTTTTTCACCGGCAGCCGCGCCACTGGAGTAAGCATAGCCAAGGCCGTCGCCGGCCAGATGTGCAAGGTGCAATTGGAGTTGGGGGGGAAGGACCCGGTTTATGTCCGCGATGATGCCAATGTGAAAGTCGCTGCGGAGTCACTGGCCGATGGAGCCTTTTACAATACGGGCCAGAGCTGCTGTTCTGTCGAACGCATCTACGTTCATGAGTTTCTTTACAAAGAATTCGTGGAGCACTTTGTGAAAACCGTCAAGGATTTCAAGATCGGCGATCCTTCAAGTCCTGAGACTTACATTGGTCCGCTGACCCGCAAGCAACAATTACAGGTGCTGATCGACCAGGTCAAAGACGCCACAGCTAAAGGGGCCAAGCTGGAGTTGGGTGGCGATGTTTGGGCCGAGCATGAAGGCTTTTTTCAACCCACAGTCTTGTCGCAAACCGATCACACCATGGAAGTGATGAGGGAGGAAAGCTTTGGCCCCATTATTGGCATTCAGCCTGTGCGCAGTGACGAAGAGGCGATTCAACTCATGAATGATACAGAGTACGGGCTCACCGCAGGTGTGTTTACGGGCGACCAGGAAGAGGCCGAAGAATTCCTCAGCCAGGTAAATGCGGGAACTGTCTATTGGAACTGTTGCGACCGGGTAAGTCCCCGTCTACCGTGGACAGGGAGACAGGGCTCAGGCATTGGTTCCACCTTGTCCATGATCGGCATTCGCAGTTTTCTGCAACCTAAAGCCTGGCACCTGGTGCAACCAAAGATCTAG
- a CDS encoding HAMP domain-containing protein codes for MRKNLSLRAQIMTLGMGSACFFMAFYLLIHYQTISENVVHLSRVLQTEETDRITAQYALNLEHPLEETFRHVGESSALASYLSSDMKNRFFYLPNLESELLSAQSHYQGFVHRILVLDNQANLLTGLQGRKRIRQWKQLTWSADHPVHELILKRPNLSTPITWNWYKVGDSHRFFAVSPFKDPETQQQGGYLAVEADLDQFLQGLFAASPEKGLKIQLARPTGKPAGTPLTLALFNQQQFLELDLIDDFSHFKAQVHAEIVKQIALALVILVFYFLMLNLLTNKVIEPLYKLAKATREISAGNFDAPLKWSGIRETDELIKDFQSMKGQLGRTLISKEYVDKILASLSDAVFALKPTGEIERFNPAAVDILDPKDDLALLGLNLFDHLYPEDDYSRPLDHKKLLKLIYSDELKELKAQIQSFKGEKIPVIISGGGILDKTKNLSTIVLTVFDARESKILNELKDTHARMIHSERLAALGEFSGGIAHEINNPLAIISVLAQQLVDMAERGDVNQEKILAISQKIDATTMRIAQIVKGLRRIARDDNQDPFTMATVGELVDDTMGLVQEKLRNHFIEIKTEIECPTVSIECMPVQVSQILLILISNAVDALDGVTSPWIKVTAQDLGKHVEFCVVDCGVGIDPEARQKILQPFFTTKPIGQGTGLGLSIANSLVKDHHGHLRLIVDEALTTFSVKLPKQQPTEGEEYNEMTGEIRKVS; via the coding sequence ATGAGAAAAAATCTTTCCTTAAGAGCTCAGATTATGACTCTTGGGATGGGAAGCGCCTGCTTCTTTATGGCCTTTTATTTGCTCATCCACTACCAAACCATTTCAGAAAATGTGGTGCATTTATCCCGGGTCCTGCAGACGGAAGAAACGGATCGGATCACCGCCCAGTACGCCCTCAATCTGGAGCACCCATTAGAAGAGACCTTCCGCCATGTGGGGGAATCCTCTGCCCTGGCCTCCTATTTGTCCTCGGACATGAAAAACCGGTTTTTCTATCTGCCTAACTTGGAGTCAGAACTGCTGAGCGCCCAATCCCACTATCAGGGCTTCGTTCACCGCATACTGGTCCTCGACAACCAGGCAAATCTTCTCACCGGACTTCAGGGCCGCAAGCGGATTCGCCAGTGGAAACAGCTGACCTGGTCCGCTGACCACCCCGTTCACGAACTGATTCTCAAACGACCAAATCTGAGCACTCCCATTACATGGAATTGGTATAAGGTCGGCGACTCTCATCGCTTTTTTGCCGTCTCTCCATTTAAAGACCCGGAGACCCAGCAGCAGGGAGGCTACCTGGCCGTGGAAGCCGACTTGGATCAGTTCCTCCAAGGTCTCTTTGCCGCTTCTCCTGAAAAGGGCCTCAAAATTCAACTAGCCCGCCCGACTGGCAAGCCCGCCGGCACGCCGCTGACATTGGCCCTATTCAATCAACAGCAGTTTCTGGAATTGGATTTAATCGATGACTTCTCTCATTTTAAGGCCCAAGTGCATGCGGAGATTGTCAAACAGATTGCCTTGGCCTTGGTCATTTTGGTTTTTTACTTTCTGATGCTCAACCTACTCACCAACAAGGTGATTGAGCCTCTCTACAAACTGGCTAAGGCCACTCGGGAAATTTCTGCGGGCAACTTTGATGCTCCTTTAAAGTGGTCAGGAATTCGCGAAACCGATGAACTGATTAAAGACTTTCAATCCATGAAGGGGCAATTGGGACGCACCTTGATCTCCAAGGAATATGTGGACAAAATTCTTGCCTCCCTCTCGGATGCCGTGTTCGCCCTTAAGCCCACTGGCGAAATCGAGCGCTTTAATCCGGCAGCGGTGGACATCCTGGACCCGAAGGACGATCTGGCACTTTTGGGTTTGAATTTGTTTGATCACCTCTACCCCGAAGACGATTACAGTCGCCCCTTGGACCACAAAAAACTCCTTAAGCTCATCTACTCCGATGAACTCAAAGAGCTCAAAGCCCAGATCCAGTCTTTCAAGGGAGAAAAGATCCCAGTGATCATTTCCGGTGGTGGGATTCTAGATAAGACGAAAAATCTGTCGACCATTGTACTCACGGTCTTTGATGCCCGAGAGTCGAAAATTCTCAACGAGCTCAAAGACACCCATGCCCGCATGATCCACTCCGAGCGCCTGGCGGCACTCGGTGAGTTTTCCGGCGGCATTGCCCACGAAATCAATAATCCTTTGGCCATTATATCCGTGCTTGCCCAACAGTTGGTGGATATGGCCGAGCGCGGAGATGTGAACCAGGAAAAGATCTTGGCTATTTCACAAAAAATCGATGCCACCACCATGCGCATTGCTCAAATCGTCAAGGGACTCAGACGAATTGCCCGCGATGACAACCAGGACCCCTTTACCATGGCGACCGTCGGCGAGCTGGTTGACGACACCATGGGCTTGGTTCAGGAAAAATTGCGGAATCATTTTATTGAAATCAAAACAGAAATCGAATGTCCCACAGTCTCGATTGAGTGCATGCCCGTGCAGGTCAGCCAAATCCTGCTCATTCTCATTAGCAATGCTGTTGATGCCCTGGATGGGGTGACCAGTCCATGGATCAAGGTAACAGCCCAGGACTTGGGAAAACATGTGGAATTTTGTGTCGTCGACTGCGGGGTCGGAATTGACCCGGAGGCCCGACAAAAGATTTTGCAGCCATTTTTCACCACCAAACCGATTGGCCAGGGGACGGGCTTGGGCCTGAGTATTGCCAACAGTCTGGTCAAGGACCACCATGGCCACCTTCGTCTCATTGTCGATGAGGCCCTCACCACCTTTAGTGTGAAGCTCCCTAAACAGCAACCCACTGAGGGTGAAGAGTACAACGAAATGACCGGCGAGATCCGCAAGGTCAGCTAA
- a CDS encoding PLP-dependent transferase, protein MKNSKTKTLETLILHLGENEHRVDGSIVQPIFQSSTYLMPQEDLDYDSIRYVRLNNTPNHELLHQKLAAIEKGEAGLVTSSGMSAITSVLLGSLQASDHLLALNCLYGGTAHFLAANSERLGWQYSLVSGDDEGEWKKHLKPTTRAFYVETITNPLLEVPDLQNIVKFCRAHGLLSVIDNTFASPVNFNPIAMGFDVVVHSATKYLNGHSDLAAGAIVTSKERMKNLTHHFNHLGGTLDPHACFLLSRGLKTLGLRVERQNSNALELARFLENHPQVERVVYPGLESHPQHARAKEWFKGFGGMLGFEVKGGVEAAEKLTRNLQYFFCAPSLGGVESLITRPTTTSHVGLTLEEKKAIGLSDGYIRASVGIEGVDDLKDDLNQAIARVIS, encoded by the coding sequence ATGAAAAATTCTAAGACGAAGACCCTAGAAACGCTTATTTTGCACCTTGGCGAAAACGAACATCGAGTGGATGGTTCCATTGTTCAGCCCATCTTTCAAAGCTCCACTTATTTGATGCCGCAAGAAGATTTGGACTACGATTCCATTCGCTATGTGAGGCTCAACAACACTCCCAACCATGAGCTGCTTCACCAGAAGCTGGCGGCCATTGAAAAAGGTGAGGCCGGTCTTGTCACCTCAAGTGGAATGAGTGCCATCACATCGGTCCTTCTCGGTTCTCTTCAGGCCAGTGATCACCTTTTGGCTCTCAATTGTTTGTACGGGGGAACGGCTCACTTCTTAGCCGCCAACTCCGAGCGCTTGGGTTGGCAGTACTCCTTGGTTTCAGGTGATGATGAGGGAGAGTGGAAGAAACACCTTAAGCCCACAACCAGGGCCTTCTATGTGGAGACCATTACCAATCCATTACTTGAAGTTCCCGATCTGCAAAACATTGTGAAGTTCTGTCGTGCCCACGGCCTCTTGTCCGTGATCGACAACACCTTTGCAAGTCCTGTGAACTTCAATCCGATCGCCATGGGGTTTGATGTGGTGGTTCACAGCGCCACCAAATATCTCAACGGTCACTCGGACCTGGCGGCTGGTGCCATTGTCACCAGCAAAGAGCGCATGAAAAACCTCACCCATCACTTTAACCACTTGGGAGGTACTCTTGACCCTCACGCATGCTTTCTACTGTCCCGAGGCTTAAAGACCCTGGGGCTGAGGGTTGAAAGACAAAACTCGAACGCCCTGGAGCTGGCTCGCTTTCTTGAGAATCATCCCCAGGTGGAGCGGGTGGTCTATCCCGGACTGGAGTCCCACCCTCAACACGCGCGGGCCAAGGAGTGGTTCAAAGGTTTCGGTGGTATGTTGGGGTTTGAGGTCAAAGGGGGAGTGGAGGCTGCAGAAAAGCTCACGCGAAATCTTCAGTATTTCTTTTGTGCTCCCAGTCTGGGCGGGGTGGAGAGTTTGATCACCAGGCCGACGACCACCTCTCATGTGGGGTTGACTCTAGAGGAGAAAAAAGCCATAGGTCTCAGTGATGGCTATATCCGGGCATCAGTTGGTATTGAAGGTGTTGATGACCTTAAGGATGACTTGAATCAAGCCATTGCAAGAGTCATTAGCTGA
- a CDS encoding DUF885 domain-containing protein → MTFNLFRLPVMALVLSISLTSCFHSLKKEPTAADIERESARINKFFEDYFDAVLDRSPEFQTYLGIKKNYDKLGDYSDEFARKELEYTKEALKKLKTFDYAALNEQAQTSYRLFEEMAQDEIDKFKWRFHSYPFNQMFGYHSQMPAFLMNFHRVSDESDAVAYIKRIESLPRQLGQVLDGMKIREQKKIFPPQFAFSKVSEDTENLLKGYPLTDDEKSPHPLYEDFARKLGGIKDLKAERKQQLQERMAKALKEKFKPAYQNFLTYWKALEPKAAKNHGVWSLPEGEEFYRFSLKRTTTTDMTADQIHQLGLDEVARIHGEMRAIMKKVKFKGDLQAFFKHLKEDPKFYLPGGEKGREQYMTSAKRSIASMKDKLPGLFTVKPKAELIVKPVETYREKSAGLAFYEGPSLDGTRPGTYYVNLYDMKGLPTYEIEALAFHEGIPGHHMQIAIATELENLPRFRKFGHYTAYAEGWGLYAEYIPKELGFYTDPYSDFGRLSMELWRACRLVLDTGLHAKKWTREQGIEYLLVNTPSDEREATKAIERYLVMPSQATAYKVGMLKIMELRRKSQQSLGEKFDIRGFHDEILRHGPLPMNILEEKITAWVESKKGV, encoded by the coding sequence ATGACATTTAATCTGTTTCGCCTTCCAGTGATGGCACTGGTATTGAGTATCTCTTTAACTTCTTGCTTCCACAGTCTAAAAAAGGAACCCACGGCGGCTGACATTGAGCGTGAGTCCGCACGGATCAATAAGTTTTTCGAGGACTACTTTGACGCCGTCTTGGATCGCTCCCCTGAGTTTCAAACCTACCTGGGAATCAAAAAAAACTACGACAAATTGGGGGATTACTCCGACGAATTCGCCCGCAAGGAACTGGAGTACACCAAAGAAGCTCTTAAGAAACTCAAGACTTTTGATTACGCAGCCCTCAATGAACAGGCGCAAACCAGCTACCGCCTGTTTGAAGAAATGGCTCAAGATGAAATCGATAAGTTTAAGTGGCGCTTTCACAGTTACCCCTTCAACCAAATGTTCGGCTATCACTCGCAAATGCCAGCCTTCCTCATGAACTTTCACCGGGTGAGCGACGAATCCGATGCGGTGGCCTATATCAAGCGCATTGAATCCCTCCCCCGCCAACTTGGTCAGGTTCTCGACGGCATGAAGATCCGCGAACAAAAGAAGATCTTCCCGCCCCAGTTTGCCTTCTCCAAGGTGAGTGAAGACACAGAAAACCTGCTTAAAGGCTATCCTTTGACTGATGATGAGAAGTCTCCTCATCCTTTGTACGAAGACTTTGCGCGAAAGCTGGGTGGAATTAAGGATTTAAAGGCAGAAAGGAAACAGCAGCTGCAAGAGAGGATGGCAAAGGCCCTCAAAGAAAAGTTTAAGCCCGCCTACCAGAATTTTCTTACCTACTGGAAGGCGCTGGAACCCAAAGCCGCGAAAAATCATGGGGTGTGGAGTCTCCCTGAGGGAGAAGAGTTTTATCGCTTTAGCCTCAAGCGCACCACGACCACGGACATGACAGCCGATCAAATCCACCAATTGGGTCTCGATGAAGTCGCCCGCATTCATGGCGAGATGAGGGCGATCATGAAGAAGGTCAAATTTAAGGGTGACCTTCAGGCTTTTTTTAAACACCTCAAGGAAGACCCGAAATTTTATCTGCCTGGTGGGGAAAAAGGCCGTGAGCAGTACATGACCTCGGCGAAGCGATCCATTGCCTCTATGAAAGATAAACTACCGGGCTTGTTTACTGTTAAGCCCAAGGCTGAATTGATCGTAAAACCTGTCGAAACCTACCGGGAAAAATCAGCGGGCTTGGCCTTTTATGAAGGCCCCTCGCTCGACGGAACCCGTCCGGGGACCTACTACGTCAACCTTTACGATATGAAGGGACTCCCCACTTATGAGATTGAGGCCTTGGCCTTTCACGAGGGAATTCCTGGCCACCATATGCAGATTGCCATTGCAACCGAGCTTGAGAACCTGCCCCGCTTTCGCAAGTTCGGCCATTACACGGCTTACGCCGAAGGCTGGGGGCTATACGCTGAATACATCCCCAAGGAATTGGGCTTTTACACTGATCCCTATTCTGATTTTGGCCGCCTGAGCATGGAACTGTGGCGGGCTTGCCGACTGGTTCTAGACACCGGTCTTCACGCCAAAAAATGGACCAGAGAGCAAGGCATTGAGTATTTGCTCGTCAACACTCCCAGCGATGAACGGGAGGCCACCAAAGCCATTGAACGCTACTTGGTCATGCCTTCACAAGCGACAGCCTACAAAGTGGGCATGCTGAAAATCATGGAACTCAGACGAAAATCCCAGCAATCCCTGGGGGAAAAGTTTGATATTCGCGGTTTCCACGACGAGATCTTGCGCCATGGCCCTCTCCCCATGAATATCCTGGAGGAGAAAATCACGGCCTGGGTGGAAAGCAAAAAAGGCGTCTGA